The Candidatus Anaeroferrophillus wilburensis genome contains a region encoding:
- a CDS encoding ABC transporter ATP-binding protein, which translates to MLNVNNIEVIYNEVILVLKGMSLEVPEGKIVTLLGANGAGKTTTLKAISGLLKAEEGEVTDGNIEFMGEVINKKDAEDIVKEGIFQVMEGRRIFKDLTVTENLIVGGHIRKDRKNFKRDMEMVFNYFPRLKERYKQVAGYMSGGEQQMLAIGRALMSSPKLMMMDEPSLGLAPLLVKEIFTIIQRINKEEGTTILLVEQNANLALRIADYGYIMEGGKVVMDDDTESLRNNPDVKEFYLGLSEVGKKKSYKDVKHYKRRKRWL; encoded by the coding sequence ATGCTCAACGTTAACAATATCGAAGTTATTTATAATGAGGTTATTCTGGTGCTTAAAGGGATGTCCCTGGAAGTGCCGGAAGGCAAGATTGTCACCCTGTTGGGAGCCAATGGCGCCGGCAAGACCACAACCCTGAAGGCAATCTCCGGTCTTCTCAAGGCGGAAGAAGGTGAGGTCACCGACGGCAACATTGAATTCATGGGTGAGGTTATCAATAAGAAAGATGCGGAAGATATTGTTAAAGAAGGCATCTTCCAGGTTATGGAGGGCCGGCGGATTTTCAAGGATCTGACGGTGACCGAAAATCTGATTGTTGGCGGTCATATCCGTAAAGATCGGAAAAATTTCAAGCGTGATATGGAAATGGTGTTCAATTATTTTCCGCGGCTTAAAGAGCGTTATAAGCAGGTTGCCGGCTACATGAGCGGCGGTGAGCAGCAGATGCTGGCCATCGGCCGGGCGCTTATGTCATCACCCAAGCTGATGATGATGGATGAACCGTCATTGGGGTTGGCGCCGTTGCTGGTGAAGGAAATCTTTACCATCATTCAGCGGATCAACAAAGAAGAAGGTACGACGATTCTGCTGGTGGAGCAGAATGCCAATCTGGCCCTGAGGATAGCCGACTACGGCTATATTATGGAAGGGGGCAAGGTGGTAATGGATGATGATACCGAAAGTCTGCGCAACAACCCCGACGTCAAGGAGTTTTATCTGGGCCTGTCCGAGGTTGGGAAGAAGAAGAGCTATAAGGATGTGAAGCACTACAAGCGTCGCAAACGCTGGCTATAA
- a CDS encoding AMP-binding protein: MTTTNRTTGFYDKELETATPEGWREYHDQQVKELCLHACQKAPAIKKIFADAGVSPADITAATDLEKLPVTSKSQLAQMQAENPPFGGFLTVPVNELKRIFMSPGPIYDPQGKTPDFWGWSEGFYAAGFRAKDVVINTFGYQMTPAGLMFEESLLDIGCSVLPTGVGNTETQVELMKNLGVTGFVGMASFLRKIGEKAREMGLDPIKDLKLEIGYVAAEILTDALRAEVEQMYDMTLRQGYGTADCGCLAYECRERSGMHFTSKAYVEIVDPQTGKALGPGEPGEVVVTMFNPVYPLIRFGTGDLSAFINEPCACGRTAPRLTRIMGRVDQITKVKGMFVHPSQADQVVAKFPQVAKYEIVVTREHDSDIMTFNLEMKEHPEDSDAFIKDFSAAVQEGVKLRPVVNLMPAGSIADTGKKIRDERKWD, translated from the coding sequence ATGACGACAACCAACCGGACCACCGGTTTTTACGATAAAGAGCTGGAAACCGCAACCCCTGAAGGGTGGCGGGAATACCATGATCAGCAGGTGAAGGAACTCTGTCTCCACGCCTGCCAGAAGGCTCCGGCAATCAAGAAGATTTTTGCCGATGCCGGGGTGAGTCCCGCCGATATCACCGCGGCGACCGACCTGGAGAAGTTGCCGGTGACCTCTAAAAGTCAGCTGGCGCAGATGCAGGCTGAGAATCCCCCCTTTGGTGGTTTTTTGACGGTGCCGGTCAATGAATTGAAGCGGATTTTCATGTCTCCCGGGCCGATCTATGATCCCCAGGGAAAGACCCCCGATTTCTGGGGCTGGTCTGAGGGCTTTTATGCCGCCGGGTTCCGGGCTAAAGATGTGGTCATCAACACCTTTGGCTACCAGATGACGCCGGCCGGCCTGATGTTTGAAGAATCGCTGCTTGATATCGGCTGCAGCGTACTGCCCACCGGGGTTGGCAATACGGAAACCCAGGTTGAGTTGATGAAAAATCTTGGGGTTACCGGTTTTGTGGGGATGGCCAGTTTTCTCCGCAAGATCGGCGAGAAAGCCCGGGAGATGGGCCTTGATCCCATAAAGGATCTGAAACTCGAAATCGGCTATGTGGCGGCTGAAATTCTCACCGATGCCTTGCGCGCCGAAGTGGAACAGATGTATGACATGACCCTCCGCCAGGGCTATGGTACGGCAGATTGCGGTTGTCTGGCCTACGAATGCCGTGAGCGCAGCGGCATGCACTTTACCAGCAAAGCGTATGTGGAAATTGTCGATCCCCAGACCGGCAAGGCGTTGGGACCGGGCGAGCCGGGAGAAGTGGTGGTGACCATGTTCAATCCCGTCTATCCCCTGATTCGTTTCGGTACCGGAGACCTGTCGGCGTTTATCAATGAGCCGTGCGCCTGCGGCCGGACGGCCCCCCGGTTGACCAGAATCATGGGCCGGGTCGACCAGATCACCAAGGTTAAGGGCATGTTCGTCCATCCCTCCCAGGCCGACCAGGTTGTGGCGAAGTTTCCCCAGGTGGCCAAATATGAAATCGTGGTGACCAGAGAGCATGACAGTGATATTATGACGTTCAATCTTGAGATGAAGGAGCATCCTGAGGACTCTGATGCCTTTATCAAGGATTTTTCAGCCGCGGTTCAGGAGGGTGTGAAACTGAGGCCGGTGGTGAATCTGATGCCTGCCGGTTCCATAGCCGACACCGGCAAGAAGATCAGGGATGAAAGAAAGTGGGACTAG
- a CDS encoding CBS domain-containing protein — MFVRNWMKKDPVTVTSDTLVIDAKKIMKENKFRRLPVVDRGKLVGIVTLNTLREAQPSAATSLSIHELHYLLAKMTVADIMTKKIITCSPDITLEKAARMGTRHGIGALPVVENGKLVGIITESDIYRAFLTMLGAFKVPSTRISIDNFPQDQDAIIKVISILDELKLTLCSLAVVDDVPVEGRRQLIFRVCEEDISALKAKLATAGFPIADATPVEKV, encoded by the coding sequence ATGTTTGTTCGCAATTGGATGAAAAAGGATCCGGTGACCGTCACCTCCGATACGCTGGTGATTGATGCAAAAAAAATCATGAAGGAAAATAAGTTCAGGCGGCTGCCGGTTGTTGACCGGGGCAAGCTGGTGGGCATCGTTACTTTGAATACCCTGCGGGAGGCGCAGCCTTCAGCGGCCACATCCCTCAGTATCCATGAGCTTCATTACCTGCTGGCCAAGATGACGGTTGCAGATATCATGACGAAAAAGATCATTACCTGCAGCCCGGATATCACCTTGGAGAAAGCGGCCCGCATGGGTACCCGCCATGGGATCGGCGCCCTGCCGGTGGTTGAGAACGGTAAACTGGTGGGTATTATTACCGAGTCGGATATCTATCGGGCATTCCTGACCATGTTGGGAGCGTTTAAGGTTCCTTCAACCCGTATTAGCATTGATAACTTTCCCCAGGATCAGGACGCAATCATTAAGGTTATCAGCATTCTGGACGAACTGAAGTTGACCCTGTGCAGTCTGGCGGTGGTTGATGATGTGCCGGTTGAAGGTCGTCGACAGCTGATCTTTCGGGTTTGTGAGGAGGATATCAGCGCGTTGAAAGCCAAGCTGGCGACGGCTGGTTTCCCCATTGCCGATGCCACCCCGGTTGAAAAGGTTTAA
- a CDS encoding 2-oxoacid:acceptor oxidoreductase family protein, producing MIRSSLVIAGVGGQGVVFLSRLFTEVARLAADQVLSFESHGMAMRGGSVSSHLKIGAFHSPVIGWGEADILMLLADEELANVGHFLKQSGNLFVNGAIESAHMVDCSIRSIGATELAVKHQLPQAANLILAGFAAGHSDFPYTIEQFQQALQQMPLKEKIRAANLAALDIGFTAYTHSVIA from the coding sequence ATGATCAGGAGTTCATTAGTAATTGCCGGAGTGGGTGGCCAGGGGGTGGTCTTTCTTTCCCGGCTGTTCACCGAGGTTGCCAGATTAGCGGCTGACCAGGTGCTTTCTTTTGAAAGTCATGGCATGGCCATGCGCGGCGGTTCGGTGAGCAGCCACCTGAAAATTGGCGCGTTCCACTCACCGGTTATCGGCTGGGGAGAAGCGGACATCCTGATGCTGCTGGCGGATGAAGAGCTTGCGAATGTTGGCCACTTTCTCAAACAATCAGGGAACCTTTTTGTCAACGGCGCCATCGAGTCCGCCCACATGGTCGACTGCTCCATCAGGAGCATAGGAGCTACTGAACTGGCGGTCAAACATCAGCTGCCCCAGGCGGCCAATCTTATTCTTGCCGGTTTTGCTGCCGGTCATTCCGATTTTCCTTACACCATCGAGCAATTCCAACAAGCCTTACAGCAAATGCCGCTTAAGGAAAAAATAAGGGCCGCGAATCTCGCGGCCCTGGATATTGGCTTTACTGCCTACACTCACTCGGTGATCGCTTAA
- a CDS encoding 4Fe-4S binding protein — translation MNSFQETIYLGNDAIARGMLESGCGFLYSYPGTPASEILPGFVSQADKEGVRVYGQWVVNEKIALESALTIAATGMRSAAVMKQVGLNVAADPLMSGAYLGVDGGLVVVSADDPGPYSSQTEQDSRFFAMLAKIPVFDPASPDDARLMTARAFALSEQHSLPVMLRPTATLCHARQNMVPAPLLHTDQTPCFSKNPHRWAATPRHRFVLHQQLNQKLAAIGHDPQFSFSCAPRGNQRLAIIASGFAWSLAADIIDAHPDLQAQITLVKVDLPFPLHQPSIDAMLADYRRILVLEETYPVIELQLGRREQVGGRLDHAVPDAGELTPDLVKSIIYSQLEQKPPAPPRTRQKTIPRRPRLCPGCPHRSSFYALKTALKNGIYAGDVGCYTLGLNLKALDTCLCMGASITQASTLYQAYATRSDAPVPPIAAIIGDSTFFHSGIPALVNARMEDSRFVLLLLDNETTAMTGNQPTPASGLRANGSQGPKLPLEEIIRGCGISRIQVVDAYEQQLLQKELVAAWNYAIHPEGAIAVIIARHPCMMDPEARRSARRATVVVSDDCTACGTCIEEYECPALIADQTGTVRVDPVTCVGCGLCIDICPFGAIIATGNGQDR, via the coding sequence ATGAACTCATTCCAAGAAACAATTTACCTTGGCAATGATGCCATTGCCCGAGGTATGCTGGAAAGCGGTTGTGGCTTTCTCTACTCCTATCCTGGGACTCCGGCTTCGGAAATTCTGCCTGGTTTTGTCAGCCAGGCCGACAAGGAAGGGGTACGGGTTTACGGCCAATGGGTCGTCAACGAAAAAATCGCCCTGGAATCTGCATTGACGATCGCGGCCACCGGCATGCGCAGCGCCGCGGTCATGAAACAGGTGGGACTCAACGTTGCCGCCGACCCCTTAATGAGTGGTGCCTACCTTGGTGTTGATGGCGGCCTGGTGGTGGTTTCAGCTGATGATCCGGGCCCCTACAGTTCGCAGACGGAACAGGACAGCAGGTTTTTTGCCATGCTGGCAAAAATTCCGGTTTTTGATCCCGCCAGCCCGGATGATGCCCGCCTGATGACCGCCCGAGCCTTTGCTCTTTCCGAGCAGCATAGCCTCCCGGTAATGCTCCGCCCCACCGCCACTTTGTGCCATGCCCGCCAGAATATGGTCCCGGCGCCTTTACTGCATACTGACCAGACTCCCTGCTTCAGCAAAAATCCACACCGCTGGGCGGCTACCCCCCGGCACCGTTTTGTTCTCCACCAGCAGCTTAATCAGAAGCTGGCGGCAATCGGCCATGATCCACAGTTTTCCTTCTCCTGCGCCCCACGCGGGAATCAGCGCCTGGCCATCATTGCTTCAGGTTTTGCCTGGAGCCTGGCGGCCGATATCATTGATGCCCATCCTGACCTGCAGGCGCAGATCACCCTGGTGAAGGTTGATCTGCCATTCCCCCTGCACCAGCCATCCATTGATGCCATGCTCGCAGATTACCGTCGGATTCTGGTCCTTGAGGAAACCTACCCGGTGATCGAGCTTCAGCTTGGCCGCCGGGAACAGGTCGGCGGGCGCCTTGACCATGCCGTACCTGATGCCGGCGAACTGACTCCTGATCTCGTAAAATCAATTATTTACAGTCAACTGGAGCAGAAGCCGCCGGCACCGCCCCGCACCCGGCAGAAAACCATCCCCCGGCGGCCAAGGCTGTGCCCCGGCTGTCCCCACCGTTCCAGTTTCTATGCGCTGAAAACTGCCTTGAAAAATGGCATCTATGCCGGCGATGTTGGCTGCTATACCCTTGGCCTGAACCTCAAGGCCCTCGATACCTGTCTGTGCATGGGCGCCTCCATCACCCAGGCCTCAACGCTGTACCAGGCATACGCCACCCGTAGCGATGCACCCGTGCCCCCCATTGCGGCAATTATCGGCGATTCAACCTTTTTCCACTCCGGCATTCCCGCCCTGGTAAATGCCCGGATGGAAGACAGTCGCTTTGTCCTCCTGCTTCTCGACAATGAAACAACGGCCATGACCGGCAATCAGCCAACCCCGGCATCCGGATTACGTGCCAACGGCAGCCAGGGCCCCAAACTGCCGCTCGAAGAAATTATCCGCGGCTGCGGCATCAGCCGTATCCAGGTTGTCGATGCCTATGAACAGCAGCTGCTCCAGAAGGAACTGGTCGCTGCCTGGAACTATGCGATACATCCGGAAGGCGCGATTGCCGTGATTATTGCCCGCCATCCCTGCATGATGGACCCTGAAGCCCGCCGCTCGGCCCGTCGTGCAACGGTAGTCGTGAGCGATGATTGCACCGCCTGCGGCACCTGTATTGAAGAGTACGAATGTCCGGCATTGATTGCCGATCAGACTGGTACGGTTCGTGTCGATCCTGTTACCTGCGTCGGCTGCGGCCTCTGCATCGACATCTGCCCCTTCGGTGCCATCATTGCCACGGGAAACGGCCAGGACCGATAA
- a CDS encoding TIGR04211 family SH3 domain-containing protein, with translation MFTLILCFTFLLAPPLLRAADPVKQYIADDLRIIPVRAGKGMEFKIVTFLTPGAAVTTMDTEDPEWSLISYGTDREGWILSRYLTNRRPAAHLLAAAQQQVAELQKKVDVLTSTNQEYRRGNTGLLTETKELRSRVKTLDHDYQQLLADSAQYLELKEKHDALMMKYQEIAATFDTLSNEKDLLQRAYTIKWFLSGASVVLLGILIGMFIQAMRGRRKRSDSLRLR, from the coding sequence ATGTTTACACTTATCCTGTGTTTTACTTTTCTGCTTGCCCCGCCGCTGCTTCGGGCAGCTGATCCGGTGAAACAATATATCGCCGACGATCTGCGGATAATTCCCGTGCGGGCCGGCAAAGGGATGGAATTCAAAATCGTCACCTTCCTGACCCCGGGGGCGGCGGTTACCACCATGGATACAGAAGATCCTGAATGGTCGCTCATCAGTTACGGCACGGACCGTGAAGGGTGGATTCTTTCCCGCTACCTTACCAACCGCAGACCGGCAGCCCACCTGCTGGCTGCGGCGCAGCAGCAGGTGGCAGAACTGCAGAAAAAAGTTGACGTGTTGACCAGCACAAACCAGGAGTATCGCCGGGGAAATACCGGCCTTCTGACCGAAACAAAAGAATTGCGTAGCAGGGTAAAAACCCTCGACCATGATTATCAACAGCTGCTTGCTGATTCTGCCCAATACCTGGAACTCAAGGAAAAACATGATGCCCTGATGATGAAATATCAGGAAATCGCCGCAACCTTTGATACGTTGAGCAATGAAAAAGATCTTCTTCAGCGGGCATACACCATCAAATGGTTTTTATCTGGAGCCTCGGTAGTGTTGCTTGGCATCCTGATCGGCATGTTCATCCAAGCCATGCGCGGCCGCCGCAAACGGTCCGACAGCCTGCGACTGCGATGA
- a CDS encoding CoA pyrophosphatase, producing the protein MTEQQLTSIFSDYPHRSLTFPDGIRAAVLCPVFIQDNQPHLLFIKRSQQVKHHKGEISFPGGIKEPDDRSLLETCLRETMEEVGIQQQDITIIGRLDDVDTTTGFLVSPFLGIISYPYPFILNEQEVDHLVTVPIKDFIDASSQFDFYYFDGRHLMPLVAYYLGGQVIWGATARIVERLVTLLRQHNLLPAA; encoded by the coding sequence ATGACTGAACAGCAACTGACATCCATTTTCAGCGATTACCCCCACCGGTCCCTGACCTTTCCTGACGGCATCCGGGCAGCGGTGCTGTGCCCGGTTTTCATCCAGGATAACCAGCCCCACCTGCTCTTCATCAAAAGGAGCCAGCAGGTTAAGCATCACAAGGGAGAGATTTCTTTTCCCGGCGGCATCAAAGAACCGGATGACCGCTCACTGCTTGAGACCTGCCTGCGGGAAACCATGGAGGAGGTGGGAATTCAGCAGCAGGACATTACGATTATCGGTAGACTGGATGATGTTGATACCACGACCGGTTTTCTGGTTTCACCATTTCTAGGAATCATCTCCTACCCCTACCCATTTATTCTTAACGAACAGGAAGTCGATCACTTGGTAACCGTTCCCATCAAAGATTTCATTGATGCCAGTTCTCAATTTGATTTTTACTATTTTGACGGCCGGCACCTCATGCCGCTGGTTGCCTATTACCTTGGCGGCCAGGTTATTTGGGGTGCCACAGCGCGCATCGTAGAGCGACTGGTTACCCTCTTGCGTCAGCACAACCTCTTACCGGCCGCCTGA
- a CDS encoding ribonuclease Z: protein MTPLFLPMLVNDPFGDPAVFMQVRHEKMAVLFDLGDLSQLPIKKLLKVTHIFVSHCHIDHFIGFDHLLRCVLGRQKKLHLFGPPGIIGHVHGKLAGYTWNLVSDYPLSLTVTEIHLDQRLQTTTFFCRNGFALQPLHETRLLDDTILTLPQFSLKAVILDHKIPCAAYRLQEPFHINFRSDVLDREQWPRGSWLTEVRKAIRDGLPEGTCFTVCGRSFMLGELTRRLAIITPGQAVGYITDIAASQANLERAAALIDGCDRLFCEAAFLADDEKKADLTCHLTAAQAGRLACLAKVKKLILFHFSPKNHARQGDYYREAGTEFAGPIA from the coding sequence ATGACCCCACTATTCCTGCCCATGCTGGTCAATGATCCTTTCGGCGATCCCGCTGTTTTCATGCAGGTGAGGCATGAAAAGATGGCCGTCCTTTTTGATCTCGGCGACCTTAGCCAGCTGCCGATCAAAAAGCTGCTCAAGGTAACCCACATCTTTGTTTCCCATTGCCACATCGACCATTTTATTGGCTTTGATCACCTGTTGCGCTGCGTTCTTGGCCGGCAGAAAAAACTCCACCTTTTCGGCCCGCCGGGAATCATCGGCCATGTTCACGGCAAGCTGGCCGGCTATACCTGGAATCTGGTCAGCGACTATCCCCTCTCCTTGACCGTCACGGAAATTCATCTGGATCAACGTCTGCAAACCACAACATTTTTCTGCCGCAATGGCTTTGCTTTGCAGCCACTCCATGAAACCCGCCTCCTGGATGATACTATTCTTACGCTGCCACAGTTTTCCCTCAAAGCCGTCATCCTCGACCATAAGATCCCCTGCGCTGCCTATCGCCTGCAGGAACCGTTTCACATCAACTTTCGCAGTGATGTCCTTGACCGGGAGCAGTGGCCGCGGGGTTCATGGCTTACCGAGGTCAGGAAAGCAATTCGTGATGGTCTGCCTGAGGGCACCTGCTTTACGGTTTGCGGCCGCTCTTTCATGCTTGGCGAACTAACCCGCCGGTTGGCCATTATTACCCCGGGACAGGCGGTTGGCTACATAACGGACATCGCCGCCAGTCAGGCCAATCTGGAGAGGGCGGCAGCATTGATTGACGGCTGTGACCGGCTCTTTTGCGAGGCCGCTTTCCTGGCTGACGACGAAAAGAAGGCGGATCTCACCTGTCACCTTACCGCAGCGCAGGCAGGCCGCCTGGCCTGCCTGGCAAAGGTAAAGAAACTGATACTTTTCCACTTTTCCCCCAAAAATCATGCCCGCCAGGGAGACTATTACCGCGAAGCCGGCACTGAATTTGCGGGACCCATTGCCTGA
- a CDS encoding methionine synthase, with protein MATGIGSLPHQQVSAASDLIVATLPEAPFWPQLPNLNYRENMYAQYAEQFPGMVVDAQGKRIFVDAGRDDFSSQLEVFYDLILHDRVSSFAISKEYAAGLWEVPFRLQAEQETLQLAMIKGQVTGPISFGLTVATTDKKPIIYDDTLADVLVKHLVMKTRWQEQFLQQLFPGLPVMMFFDEPYMVSFGTAFCSLGRETVVEMLETVFAAVDGLSGVHCCGNTDWSLLLQTSVDVLNFDAYEFADHLFLYREDLHRFLDRGGCLAWGIVPTSEAILKESAASLLQRFATQLEELEKAGFSRRKILEQSFITPSCGCGSLPLPWAETIFRMTGELSRHVRRTYGLQ; from the coding sequence ATGGCAACGGGAATCGGCAGCCTTCCCCATCAGCAGGTGTCGGCGGCGTCGGACCTGATCGTTGCCACATTGCCTGAGGCTCCATTCTGGCCTCAACTGCCGAACCTGAATTATCGTGAGAATATGTACGCCCAGTATGCCGAACAGTTTCCCGGCATGGTGGTCGATGCCCAGGGAAAAAGAATTTTTGTCGATGCCGGCCGGGATGATTTCAGCTCTCAGCTGGAAGTTTTTTATGATCTGATACTCCATGACCGGGTTTCCTCTTTTGCCATCAGCAAGGAGTATGCCGCCGGGCTTTGGGAGGTTCCCTTCCGGCTGCAGGCAGAGCAGGAGACTCTGCAGCTTGCCATGATCAAGGGCCAGGTGACCGGTCCCATCAGTTTCGGCCTGACGGTTGCGACCACAGACAAAAAGCCGATTATTTACGATGATACCCTGGCTGATGTGCTGGTGAAACACCTGGTCATGAAGACCCGCTGGCAGGAACAGTTTCTCCAGCAGTTGTTTCCCGGGTTGCCGGTCATGATGTTTTTTGATGAGCCGTATATGGTTTCCTTTGGCACCGCCTTTTGTTCCCTGGGACGGGAGACGGTGGTGGAGATGCTGGAGACGGTTTTTGCTGCGGTGGATGGTTTGAGTGGTGTCCACTGCTGCGGCAATACGGATTGGTCGCTCCTGCTGCAGACCTCGGTTGATGTCCTGAATTTTGATGCCTACGAGTTTGCTGACCATCTTTTTTTGTACCGTGAGGACCTGCATCGCTTTCTCGATCGGGGGGGGTGTCTGGCTTGGGGCATCGTGCCAACCAGCGAAGCGATTCTGAAAGAATCGGCGGCATCATTGCTGCAGCGTTTTGCCACCCAGCTGGAAGAGCTGGAAAAAGCGGGTTTTTCCCGCCGGAAAATTCTCGAGCAGAGTTTTATCACCCCCAGCTGCGGGTGTGGCTCCCTGCCGCTTCCCTGGGCGGAAACTATTTTTCGGATGACCGGTGAACTTTCCCGACATGTTCGCCGCACCTATGGTCTGCAGTGA
- a CDS encoding Hsp20/alpha crystallin family protein: protein MPNGTKHLHVVSPLVDIYEAAGELVVCVDLPGVPKDQVRVEFEDSCLRITSEKPASHRSGGMCCLLEREYGHCAREFELPDKVSPEQATAELVDGVLMIRIPMIS, encoded by the coding sequence ATGCCTAACGGAACAAAACATCTCCATGTTGTTTCCCCGCTGGTTGACATCTATGAAGCCGCCGGAGAACTGGTAGTTTGCGTTGATCTGCCGGGGGTGCCGAAAGATCAGGTCAGGGTGGAGTTTGAGGATTCCTGTCTGCGGATAACCAGCGAAAAGCCGGCTAGTCATCGATCGGGTGGAATGTGTTGTCTGCTGGAGCGGGAGTACGGTCATTGCGCCCGTGAGTTTGAACTGCCGGACAAAGTGTCGCCTGAACAGGCAACGGCAGAGCTGGTTGACGGGGTGCTGATGATTCGTATTCCCATGATTTCCTGA